A genomic region of Dickeya solani IPO 2222 contains the following coding sequences:
- the glyQ gene encoding glycine--tRNA ligase subunit alpha → MQKFDTKTFQGLILTLQDYWARQGCTIVQPLDMEVGAGTSHPMTCLRALGPEPIAAAYVQPSRRPTDGRYGENPNRLQHYYQFQVIIKPSPDNIQELYLGSLKELGMDPTIHDIRFVEDNWENPTLGAWGLGWEVWLNGMEVTQFTYFQQVGGLECKPVTGEITYGLERLAMYIQGVDSVYDLVWSDGPLGKTTYGDVFHQNEVEQSTYNFEYADVDFLFTCFEQYEKEAQQLLALEKPLPLPAYERILKAAHSFNLLDARKAISVTERQRYILRIRALTKAVAEAYYASREALGFPMCNRKKS, encoded by the coding sequence ATGCAAAAGTTTGATACCAAGACCTTTCAGGGCCTGATCCTGACGTTACAGGATTACTGGGCGCGTCAGGGCTGCACCATCGTCCAACCGCTGGACATGGAAGTCGGCGCCGGCACTTCTCACCCTATGACCTGCCTGCGCGCGCTCGGCCCGGAGCCGATCGCCGCCGCCTATGTGCAGCCGTCCCGCCGTCCTACCGACGGCCGCTACGGTGAGAACCCCAACCGCCTGCAACACTACTACCAGTTTCAGGTGATCATTAAGCCGTCGCCGGACAACATTCAGGAGCTGTACCTCGGTTCGCTGAAAGAGCTGGGTATGGACCCAACCATTCACGACATCCGTTTCGTGGAAGATAACTGGGAAAACCCGACGCTGGGCGCCTGGGGTCTGGGTTGGGAAGTGTGGCTGAACGGGATGGAAGTCACCCAGTTCACCTATTTCCAGCAGGTCGGCGGTCTGGAGTGTAAACCGGTGACCGGCGAGATCACCTACGGTCTGGAACGTCTGGCGATGTACATTCAGGGCGTGGACAGCGTCTACGATCTGGTGTGGAGCGACGGCCCGCTGGGTAAAACTACCTACGGCGACGTGTTCCATCAAAACGAAGTGGAGCAGTCCACCTATAACTTCGAATACGCCGACGTGGATTTCCTGTTTACCTGCTTCGAGCAGTACGAAAAAGAAGCCCAGCAGTTGCTGGCGCTGGAAAAACCGCTGCCGCTGCCTGCCTACGAGCGCATTTTGAAAGCCGCCCACAGCTTCAACCTGCTGGACGCGCGCAAAGCCATTTCCGTGACCGAACGTCAGCGCTACATCCTGCGGATCCGTGCCCTGACCAAAGCGGTGGCGGAAGCCTACTATGCCTCCCGCGAGGCGTTGGGCTTCCCGATGTGCAATCGAAAAAAGAGCTGA
- a CDS encoding valine--pyruvate transaminase — MNFSRFGNKFTRHAGITQLMDDLNDGLRTPGAIMLGGGNPAHIPAMDDYFQQLCRDLLDQGKLTDTLCNYDGPQGKDELLHSLSGLLREQLGWEIGPQNIALTNGSQSAFFYLFNLFAGRTDDGQRRRVLFPLAPEYIGYADSGLDEDMFVSVRPQIELLPEGQFKYHVDFEQLRITDDIGMICVSRPTNPTGNVLTDEELQHLDALAREHQIPLVIDNAYGVPFPGIIFSDATPLWNPNTILCMSLSKLGLPGSRCGIVIGSEPLIEALGNMNGIVSLAPGSIGPALAHEMIQRGDLLRLSNDVVRPFYRQRVEQTIAIIRRYLSPEICLIHKPEGAIFLWLWFKDLPITTDVLYQRLKQRGVLMVPGHYFFPGLEQEWPHAHQCLRMNYVPEPEKIEQGVAILAEEVERARREGGI, encoded by the coding sequence ATGAACTTTTCCCGTTTCGGCAACAAATTTACCCGCCATGCCGGCATTACCCAACTGATGGACGACCTCAACGACGGGCTGCGCACCCCCGGCGCCATCATGCTGGGCGGCGGCAATCCGGCCCATATCCCGGCCATGGACGACTACTTTCAGCAGCTGTGTCGCGACCTGCTGGATCAAGGAAAACTGACGGATACGCTGTGCAACTACGACGGCCCGCAAGGCAAAGATGAGCTGCTGCATTCGCTCTCCGGCCTGCTGCGCGAACAACTGGGCTGGGAGATTGGACCACAGAATATTGCACTGACCAACGGCAGCCAGAGCGCGTTTTTCTACCTGTTCAACCTGTTTGCCGGCCGCACCGACGACGGCCAGCGCCGCCGGGTGCTGTTCCCGCTGGCGCCGGAATACATCGGTTACGCCGATTCCGGGCTGGATGAGGACATGTTCGTCTCCGTTCGCCCGCAGATTGAGCTGTTGCCCGAAGGACAATTCAAATACCACGTCGACTTCGAGCAACTGCGCATCACCGACGACATCGGCATGATTTGCGTCTCGCGGCCCACCAACCCCACCGGCAACGTGCTGACCGACGAAGAGTTGCAGCATCTGGATGCGCTGGCCCGCGAACACCAGATTCCGCTGGTGATCGACAACGCCTACGGCGTGCCGTTCCCCGGCATTATTTTCAGCGACGCCACGCCGCTGTGGAACCCGAACACCATCCTGTGCATGAGCCTGTCGAAACTCGGCCTGCCCGGTTCGCGTTGCGGCATCGTGATCGGTTCGGAGCCGTTGATCGAAGCGCTGGGCAACATGAACGGCATCGTCAGCCTGGCGCCCGGCTCCATCGGCCCGGCGCTGGCTCACGAGATGATTCAGCGCGGCGACCTGCTGCGGCTGTCCAACGACGTGGTGCGGCCGTTTTACCGTCAGCGGGTGGAACAGACCATCGCCATCATTCGTCGCTATCTGTCGCCGGAAATCTGCCTGATCCACAAACCGGAAGGGGCAATTTTCCTGTGGCTGTGGTTCAAAGACCTGCCGATCACCACCGACGTGCTGTACCAGCGGCTGAAACAGCGCGGCGTGCTGATGGTGCCGGGCCATTACTTCTTCCCCGGCCTGGAACAGGAATGGCCGCACGCTCACCAGTGCCTGCGCATGAACTATGTGCCGGAACCGGAAAAAATCGAGCAGGGCGTCGCCATTCTGGCCGAAGAGGTAGAACGGGCGCGGCGAGAAGGCGGCATCTAA
- a CDS encoding ABC transporter ATP-binding protein yields the protein MAQLRLKNITKSFGNTQIIKGVDLDVKDGEFVVFVGPSGCGKSTLLRLIAGLEDCTSGTIAIGGNDVTQVSSSDRGIAMVFQSYALYPHMTVTQNLSFGLENTRMSKADIQARVQEAARMLQIEPYLTRRPRALSGGQRQRVAIGRAIVRNPSVFLFDEPLSNLDAALRVDTRSEIIKLHKRLKSTIVYVTHDQIEAMTMADRIAILNAGKVEQFDKPLELFHHPRNRFVAGFIGSPKMNFYAGTITALQGNQASIAIDAFPPLTLTVNPELAEPGMAIELGIRPSHLQLDPTHKQALPFRVDYAEMIGTETYMYGHIEGNDSKTTLHLPDNLHVAEGDLLMLALPTERLHLFRLSDGLSLAAKKQDPA from the coding sequence ATGGCACAACTTAGGCTAAAAAATATCACGAAATCCTTCGGTAACACGCAGATCATCAAGGGTGTCGACCTTGATGTTAAAGACGGCGAGTTTGTGGTTTTCGTCGGCCCCTCCGGTTGCGGAAAATCGACGTTGCTCAGGTTGATAGCCGGTCTTGAAGACTGCACGTCCGGTACCATTGCCATTGGCGGCAATGACGTCACGCAGGTTTCGTCAAGCGATCGCGGTATCGCGATGGTGTTCCAGTCTTACGCCCTCTACCCGCACATGACGGTGACACAGAATCTCTCTTTCGGCCTGGAGAATACCCGTATGTCCAAGGCTGATATCCAGGCCCGCGTGCAGGAAGCCGCCCGCATGCTACAGATAGAACCCTATCTGACCAGAAGGCCGCGCGCGCTTTCCGGCGGTCAGCGCCAGCGCGTGGCCATCGGCCGTGCCATTGTACGCAACCCCAGCGTGTTTCTGTTCGATGAACCCTTATCCAATCTGGATGCCGCCTTGCGGGTGGATACCCGTTCGGAAATCATCAAGCTGCACAAACGGCTCAAAAGTACCATCGTTTATGTGACCCATGATCAGATAGAAGCCATGACGATGGCGGATCGCATCGCGATCCTCAATGCGGGTAAAGTGGAGCAGTTCGATAAACCGCTGGAGCTCTTCCATCACCCCAGAAACCGTTTTGTCGCCGGTTTTATCGGCTCGCCAAAAATGAATTTTTACGCGGGAACCATTACGGCATTACAAGGCAATCAGGCGTCGATTGCTATCGATGCCTTCCCCCCGCTGACGCTGACGGTCAATCCAGAGCTGGCAGAGCCTGGCATGGCTATCGAACTTGGCATCCGCCCAAGCCACCTGCAATTAGACCCCACTCATAAACAGGCGCTGCCTTTCCGGGTGGATTACGCGGAAATGATTGGCACAGAAACCTATATGTACGGGCATATTGAAGGCAACGACAGCAAAACAACCTTACACCTGCCGGACAACCTCCATGTCGCCGAAGGGGATTTGCTGATGCTGGCATTACCGACCGAACGCCTGCACCTGTTCCGGCTCAGTGATGGGCTGTCGCTGGCTGCCAAAAAGCAAGACCCGGCCTGA
- a CDS encoding ROK family transcriptional regulator, with protein MIEIETDVPVLRQISVRAVMEYLLHAGPASRAAMAKATRLSKQTMSEVILILEERGWVRPCGLESGKVGRAAMNYEIADDLAYVLGMDVGATSIRLSLVNLRGNEIAHYEEENDNSGGINLVNRLCQLKKDLLAQQQIDERKLHSVSVAIPGVINQKTGTLDMAPNLKNMSGFALRDSMQQAFGCEVLIENDINAAAIGEYWRGCGQDDHSLAFISLGTGIGLGLILEGILLRGAMGAAGEISYLPLGGDAYTSESLRQGTLESVLGAAGISKRYHFAGGAANTPVREILSRYADKEPAAIVTIEETARTAALLVLSVSLMFDPESIIIGGNIGIRPELTERIRFYLNNCSPHPIQLKSSTLGSQSVLTGSVAISLNKLHNYLFGLPELSRQISLPKHL; from the coding sequence GTGATTGAAATAGAAACTGATGTTCCAGTTCTTCGCCAGATATCCGTCCGTGCCGTGATGGAGTACCTGCTGCATGCGGGACCGGCATCCCGCGCGGCGATGGCGAAAGCGACCAGGCTATCCAAGCAGACCATGTCTGAAGTGATTCTGATCCTGGAAGAGCGGGGGTGGGTTCGCCCTTGTGGGCTCGAATCAGGTAAGGTCGGGCGCGCCGCCATGAATTACGAGATCGCCGACGATCTGGCTTACGTGCTGGGTATGGATGTCGGCGCCACCAGCATCCGGCTGAGTCTGGTTAACCTCCGCGGCAACGAAATAGCGCATTACGAAGAGGAAAACGATAACTCGGGCGGCATCAACCTGGTCAATCGCCTGTGCCAGTTAAAAAAGGATTTGCTGGCTCAGCAACAGATAGACGAACGCAAGTTGCACAGCGTCAGCGTCGCCATTCCCGGCGTTATCAATCAGAAAACCGGCACGCTGGATATGGCGCCCAACCTGAAAAATATGAGCGGCTTCGCGCTACGAGACAGCATGCAGCAGGCTTTCGGCTGTGAAGTGCTAATCGAAAACGACATCAATGCCGCGGCCATCGGCGAATACTGGCGGGGATGCGGGCAAGATGATCACTCACTGGCCTTCATTTCGCTGGGTACCGGGATTGGTCTGGGGCTGATACTGGAAGGGATTCTGCTGCGCGGCGCGATGGGTGCGGCCGGTGAGATCTCTTATCTGCCGCTGGGCGGCGATGCCTATACGTCAGAGAGTCTACGTCAGGGGACGCTGGAATCGGTACTGGGAGCCGCAGGCATCAGCAAGCGCTACCACTTTGCAGGCGGCGCCGCCAATACGCCGGTCCGGGAGATTCTAAGCCGTTACGCCGACAAAGAGCCCGCCGCCATCGTGACCATCGAAGAAACCGCCCGTACCGCAGCCTTACTGGTCCTGTCGGTGTCACTGATGTTTGACCCTGAAAGCATTATCATTGGCGGTAATATTGGCATCCGCCCGGAACTGACCGAGCGCATTCGTTTTTACCTGAACAATTGCTCGCCTCACCCAATCCAGCTCAAGTCCAGTACCCTCGGGTCACAGTCGGTACTCACCGGATCCGTTGCTATATCATTGAATAAATTACATAATTATCTTTTTGGCTTACCCGAGTTATCGCGGCAGATCTCCTTGCCGAAGCATCTCTGA
- a CDS encoding DNA-3-methyladenine glycosylase I has translation MTRCGWVTQDTLYQDYHDNEWGKPCTDGRALFELLCLEGQQAGLSWITVLKKREHYRRCFHGFDPHRIAAMTDDEVDRLVLDPGIIRHRGKIEAIIRNARAWLTMQQQGEDFAAFIWSFVNHQPVINHPAALADVPAKTAVSDAMSKALKKRGFTFIGSTICYAFMQAAGLVNDHITACFCHPEAS, from the coding sequence ATGACACGCTGTGGTTGGGTCACGCAGGATACGCTGTATCAGGATTATCATGACAACGAGTGGGGAAAACCCTGCACCGACGGCCGGGCGCTGTTTGAACTGCTTTGTCTGGAAGGCCAGCAGGCCGGGTTGTCGTGGATAACCGTGCTCAAAAAGCGCGAGCACTACCGCCGCTGCTTCCACGGATTCGATCCTCACCGCATCGCGGCCATGACCGACGACGAAGTGGACCGACTGGTGCTGGACCCCGGCATCATCCGCCATCGCGGTAAAATTGAGGCCATCATCCGCAATGCTCGCGCCTGGCTGACGATGCAACAGCAAGGGGAAGACTTTGCCGCCTTTATTTGGTCGTTCGTCAATCATCAACCGGTGATCAATCACCCCGCAGCGCTGGCCGACGTGCCGGCGAAAACCGCCGTGTCGGACGCGATGTCCAAAGCGCTGAAAAAACGCGGCTTTACCTTTATCGGCTCCACCATCTGCTACGCCTTTATGCAGGCGGCCGGGCTGGTGAACGATCATATCACCGCGTGCTTTTGCCACCCGGAGGCGTCGTGA
- a CDS encoding N-acetyltransferase, producing the protein MIRPYRPPDLEPLVVLWLESTTRAHPFISPRYWLESEELVRGHYIPHSQTWIYEDAQGIGGFISVMDQRFIGALFVHHNLYGQGAGAALMQHIQHRFPMLSLEVYQQNHRACAFYRKQGFTTVQENYQHETRSRLLIMHWQDQELLASVMP; encoded by the coding sequence GTGATCCGGCCCTACCGGCCGCCGGACCTGGAGCCGCTGGTGGTGCTATGGCTGGAAAGCACCACCCGAGCGCACCCGTTTATCTCGCCGCGCTATTGGCTGGAAAGCGAGGAACTGGTGCGCGGGCACTACATTCCCCACTCGCAGACCTGGATTTATGAGGATGCGCAGGGCATCGGCGGTTTTATCAGCGTGATGGATCAGCGTTTTATCGGCGCGCTGTTTGTCCACCACAATCTGTACGGCCAGGGCGCGGGCGCGGCGCTGATGCAACATATCCAACACCGCTTTCCCATGCTCAGTCTGGAGGTCTACCAACAAAACCACCGCGCCTGCGCCTTCTATCGCAAACAGGGATTTACCACCGTGCAGGAGAATTACCAGCACGAAACCCGCTCGCGCCTGTTGATCATGCACTGGCAGGATCAGGAACTGCTCGCCTCCGTCATGCCTTGA
- a CDS encoding aldose 1-epimerase family protein: MKNVLAISIALALVSWQASAQTFVLTDVESSTEKGNWQIGSDALKIKDQHFSIEQKVLHGGRQEGSKILTITSPNGLQITLSPTRGMDLLHVTGKNIRLGWDSPVDEVVNPNTITLESRNGVGWLEGFNEMMVRCGYEWTGHPVTSDGMIYTLHGRAGNTPASKVLVDVSDKAPYTITVRGLLKENSFKKSNLETWTELRYVPGSESFTVHDVLTNQSDYARDYQIIYHSNFGTPILEEGARFLAPVKEISPFNDYAKAGLKSWQTYKGPTKDFDEMVFNMTPYADKEGKTLAALVNRAGDKGVSIAFDTHQLPLLTLWKNTDTLKQGYVTGIEPGTNYAYPVTIERQQGRVKKLQPGQSTTFELTYSLLSSPAAVQQTEQKVKAIQGDRATTLTEKPIAVE, from the coding sequence ATGAAAAATGTACTGGCAATAAGTATCGCTCTGGCGCTGGTTTCCTGGCAGGCATCGGCTCAGACTTTTGTGCTGACAGACGTTGAAAGCAGCACCGAGAAAGGAAACTGGCAGATCGGCAGCGACGCGCTGAAGATCAAAGATCAGCACTTCAGCATTGAGCAGAAGGTGTTGCACGGCGGGCGTCAGGAAGGCAGCAAAATTCTCACCATCACCAGTCCGAACGGGTTGCAAATCACCCTTAGCCCGACCCGCGGCATGGATTTGCTGCATGTCACCGGCAAAAACATCCGGCTGGGCTGGGATTCGCCGGTAGATGAGGTGGTGAACCCGAACACCATTACGCTTGAAAGCCGCAACGGAGTGGGCTGGCTGGAAGGTTTCAATGAGATGATGGTGCGCTGCGGCTATGAGTGGACCGGCCACCCGGTCACCAGCGACGGCATGATTTACACCCTGCACGGCCGTGCCGGCAATACGCCGGCGTCGAAAGTGCTGGTGGACGTCAGCGACAAGGCGCCTTACACCATCACCGTGCGCGGCCTGCTGAAGGAAAACAGCTTCAAGAAATCCAATCTCGAAACCTGGACCGAACTGCGTTACGTGCCGGGCAGCGAGTCGTTTACCGTACACGATGTGCTGACCAACCAGTCGGATTACGCCCGCGACTACCAGATCATCTACCACAGCAATTTCGGTACCCCGATTCTGGAAGAGGGCGCGCGTTTCCTGGCACCGGTGAAGGAGATTTCGCCGTTCAACGACTACGCCAAAGCGGGCCTGAAAAGCTGGCAGACGTATAAAGGACCGACTAAAGACTTCGACGAGATGGTGTTTAACATGACGCCGTACGCGGATAAAGAGGGCAAGACGCTGGCCGCGCTGGTGAATCGCGCCGGCGACAAAGGGGTGTCCATCGCCTTTGATACCCATCAGTTACCGCTGCTGACGCTGTGGAAAAACACCGACACCCTGAAACAGGGCTACGTCACCGGCATCGAGCCCGGCACCAATTACGCCTACCCGGTCACCATTGAACGTCAGCAGGGGCGGGTGAAGAAACTGCAACCCGGCCAAAGCACTACTTTTGAGCTGACCTACAGCCTGTTAAGCAGCCCGGCGGCGGTACAACAAACCGAGCAGAAAGTGAAAGCGATTCAGGGCGATCGCGCCACGACGCTGACTGAAAAACCGATTGCGGTGGAATGA
- a CDS encoding DUF1471 domain-containing protein: MKTIKNVVAVIALATISFGTFAATEVQHSASLSVGTVSATAVTLDSLQASLSEKANAAGAKSFRIISATGNDNQLRGVAEIYN, encoded by the coding sequence ATGAAAACCATCAAAAACGTTGTTGCAGTTATCGCGCTGGCTACCATTTCTTTCGGCACTTTTGCAGCGACAGAGGTACAGCACAGCGCCAGCCTGTCCGTTGGCACCGTGAGCGCCACCGCCGTTACGCTGGACAGTCTGCAGGCCAGCCTGTCTGAAAAAGCCAATGCCGCCGGCGCTAAATCATTCCGCATCATCTCTGCGACCGGTAACGACAACCAACTGCGCGGTGTCGCAGAAATTTACAACTGA
- the glyS gene encoding glycine--tRNA ligase subunit beta, with amino-acid sequence MTDKTFLVEIGTEELPPKALRSLAESFAANFTAELDAAGLGYQSVNWFAAPRRLALKVAGLSASQPDREVEKRGPAIAQAFDAEGKPTKAAEGWARGCGITVDQAERLTTDKGEWLLFRAQVKGEAAQALLPGMVSTALAKLPIPKLMHWGDKETQFVRPVHTVTLLLGDELVPGTVLGIDSARTIRGHRFMGEPEFTIDNADQYPQILLERGKVLADYEARKAKIKADAEDAARHIGGNADLSDSLLEEVTSLVEWPVVLTAKFEEKFLAVPAEALVYTMKGDQKYFPVYDNSGKLLPNFIFVANIESKDPQQIITGNEKVVRPRLADAEFFFNTDRKKRLEDHLPRLETVLFQQQLGTLRDKTDRIAALAGWVAEQIGADVNHAKRAGLLSKCDLMTNMVFEFTDTQGVMGMHYARHDGEAEDVAVALNEQYQPRFAGDELPSSPVACALAIADKMDTLAGIFGIGQHPKGDKDPFALRRAALGALRIIVEKRLPLDLQTLTEEAVRLYGDKLSAINAGNANVVDDVIEFMLGRFRAWYQEEGHSVDTIQAVLARRPTRPADFDARVKAVSHFRTLEQAEALAAANKRVSNILAKSTETLNDSVQAALLKENEEIQLATYVTALTSKLAPWFAEGRYQEALGELAQLREPVDNFFDKVMVNADDQQVRINRLTLLNELRNLFLKVADISVLQ; translated from the coding sequence ATGACAGACAAGACGTTTCTGGTGGAAATTGGCACGGAAGAGCTGCCGCCGAAGGCTTTGCGTTCCCTGGCGGAGTCTTTTGCCGCCAATTTTACCGCTGAACTGGATGCCGCCGGGCTGGGTTATCAGTCGGTCAACTGGTTTGCCGCGCCGCGCCGTCTGGCGCTGAAAGTCGCAGGCTTAAGCGCTTCTCAGCCGGATCGTGAAGTAGAAAAGCGCGGGCCGGCTATCGCGCAGGCGTTTGACGCCGAAGGCAAACCGACCAAAGCGGCGGAAGGCTGGGCGCGTGGCTGCGGCATCACCGTCGATCAGGCTGAGCGTCTGACCACCGACAAGGGCGAATGGTTGCTGTTCCGCGCTCAGGTGAAAGGCGAAGCGGCGCAGGCGCTGCTGCCGGGCATGGTCAGCACCGCGCTGGCGAAGCTGCCGATCCCGAAACTGATGCACTGGGGCGATAAAGAGACCCAATTTGTGCGTCCGGTACACACCGTGACCCTGCTGCTGGGCGATGAACTGGTGCCGGGCACCGTGCTGGGCATCGATTCCGCTCGCACCATCCGTGGTCACCGTTTTATGGGCGAGCCGGAATTCACTATCGATAACGCCGACCAGTACCCGCAGATTCTGCTGGAGCGCGGCAAGGTGCTCGCCGATTACGAGGCGCGTAAAGCCAAAATCAAGGCCGACGCCGAAGACGCTGCTCGCCACATCGGCGGCAATGCCGACCTGAGCGACAGCCTGCTGGAAGAAGTTACCTCGCTGGTGGAATGGCCGGTGGTGCTGACCGCCAAATTCGAAGAGAAATTCCTGGCGGTACCGGCGGAAGCGCTGGTGTACACCATGAAAGGCGACCAGAAATACTTCCCGGTCTACGACAACAGCGGCAAGCTGCTGCCGAATTTCATTTTTGTCGCCAACATCGAGTCTAAAGACCCGCAGCAGATCATCACCGGTAACGAGAAGGTGGTGCGTCCGCGTCTGGCCGACGCCGAATTCTTCTTCAATACCGACCGTAAAAAGCGCCTGGAAGATCATCTGCCGCGTCTGGAAACCGTGCTGTTCCAGCAACAGCTGGGCACGCTGCGCGACAAGACCGACCGCATCGCGGCGCTGGCAGGCTGGGTGGCCGAACAGATCGGCGCCGATGTGAATCACGCCAAACGCGCGGGCCTGCTGTCCAAATGCGACCTGATGACCAACATGGTGTTTGAATTCACCGACACCCAGGGCGTGATGGGGATGCACTACGCCCGTCACGACGGCGAAGCCGAAGACGTGGCGGTAGCGCTGAACGAACAGTATCAGCCGCGCTTTGCCGGCGATGAACTGCCGTCTTCGCCGGTGGCCTGTGCGCTGGCGATCGCCGACAAGATGGATACCCTGGCGGGGATCTTCGGCATCGGTCAGCATCCGAAAGGCGATAAGGACCCGTTCGCGCTGCGTCGCGCTGCGCTGGGCGCGCTGCGCATCATCGTGGAAAAACGCCTGCCGCTGGATCTGCAAACCCTGACCGAAGAAGCGGTGCGCCTGTACGGCGACAAGCTGAGTGCTATCAATGCAGGGAACGCCAACGTGGTGGACGATGTGATCGAGTTCATGCTGGGCCGCTTCCGCGCCTGGTATCAGGAAGAAGGTCACAGTGTGGACACCATTCAGGCGGTGCTGGCGCGCCGTCCGACTCGCCCGGCGGATTTCGACGCCCGCGTAAAAGCGGTGAGTCATTTCCGCACGCTGGAACAGGCCGAAGCGCTGGCCGCCGCTAACAAGCGTGTGTCCAACATTCTGGCTAAATCCACCGAAACGCTGAACGACAGCGTGCAGGCGGCGTTGCTGAAAGAGAACGAGGAAATTCAGCTGGCGACCTACGTTACCGCGCTGACCAGTAAACTGGCGCCGTGGTTTGCCGAAGGCCGTTATCAGGAAGCGCTGGGCGAGCTGGCGCAACTGCGCGAGCCGGTGGACAACTTCTTCGATAAGGTGATGGTCAACGCCGATGATCAGCAGGTGCGTATCAATCGCCTGACGCTGCTCAACGAACTGCGCAACCTGTTCCTGAAAGTCGCGGATATTTCGGTGTTGCAGTAA
- the ghrB gene encoding glyoxylate/hydroxypyruvate reductase GhrB, with protein sequence MKPEVILYRSIPDALRARLEQYATVHEFNGLPPVDHPVLERVEGLIGSSATVSREFLSHLPRLRAVSTISVGYDNIDLATLNDKGALLMHTPTALTETVADAVLTLMLMTARRGLEVAERVKAGEWKTSVDKDWFGIDVHHKTIGILGMGRIGLAVAQRAHLGFGMPVLYHARRHHQEAETRFNAGYRDLDGLLAESDFLCITLPLTPQTHHLIGREQLKKMKSSAIVINIGRGPVIDEPALIEALTDGTIYAAGLDVFEQEPLPVDSPLLKLPNVVALPHIGSATHETRYNMSACAVDNLIAALSGNVKENCVNPDVLK encoded by the coding sequence ATGAAACCTGAAGTGATCCTCTACAGAAGTATCCCTGACGCGCTGCGCGCCCGCCTTGAGCAATACGCCACCGTGCATGAATTCAACGGGCTGCCGCCGGTCGATCACCCCGTACTTGAACGGGTGGAAGGATTGATCGGCTCCAGCGCCACGGTTAGCCGGGAATTTCTCTCCCATTTGCCGCGCCTGCGCGCCGTCTCCACCATTTCTGTCGGCTACGACAATATCGATCTCGCCACCCTGAACGACAAAGGGGCGCTGCTGATGCACACGCCGACCGCGCTGACGGAAACGGTGGCGGATGCGGTGCTGACGCTGATGCTGATGACCGCCCGCCGCGGGCTGGAAGTCGCAGAGCGGGTTAAGGCCGGAGAGTGGAAAACCAGTGTCGATAAAGACTGGTTTGGCATTGATGTTCACCACAAAACCATCGGTATTCTGGGTATGGGGCGCATCGGTCTGGCGGTGGCGCAGCGCGCGCATCTGGGCTTTGGCATGCCGGTGTTGTACCACGCCCGCCGTCATCATCAGGAAGCGGAAACCCGCTTCAACGCCGGTTACCGTGACCTGGACGGCTTGCTGGCAGAGTCGGATTTTCTGTGCATCACCCTGCCGCTAACCCCGCAGACCCACCATCTGATCGGCCGCGAACAGTTGAAGAAAATGAAGTCCAGCGCGATTGTAATCAACATCGGTCGCGGCCCGGTTATTGACGAACCGGCGTTAATTGAAGCGCTGACCGACGGCACTATTTACGCTGCCGGGCTGGATGTATTCGAACAAGAGCCGCTACCGGTGGACTCGCCGCTGCTGAAGTTGCCCAACGTGGTCGCGCTGCCGCACATCGGCTCCGCCACCCATGAAACCCGCTACAACATGTCGGCCTGCGCGGTGGACAACCTGATCGCCGCACTGAGCGGCAACGTCAAAGAGAACTGCGTCAATCCGGACGTGCTGAAGTAA